A region of the Ailuropoda melanoleuca isolate Jingjing unplaced genomic scaffold, ASM200744v2 unplaced-scaffold32473, whole genome shotgun sequence genome:
CAATTCTGCGCAGCCAGAAGCCAGTGGTGGTGAAGAAGAAGAGGACTCGGGCTCCCAAGACTGCATAAAAATGTCAGATTATCCAATAAAGGAATAAAACCAGANATCGAGAGGAGGGAATTCTCCACAATGTCTGCTCATCTGCAATGGATGATTGTTCGCAACTGCTCAAGTTTCCTTATTAAAAGGAACAAGCAAACTtacagcacggagcccaacaacCTTAAGGCCCGTAACTCCTTCCGTTACAACGGTCTGATACATCGCAAGACAGTAGGAGTAGAACCAGCTGCTGATGGAAAGGGTATTGTTGTAGTCCTTAAGAAGCGTGCAGGCCAACGAAAGCCAGCCACTTCCTACGAAAAAGTCACCATCAACAAGAATGCACGGGCCACTCTCAGCAGCCTCCGCCATATTATTCGCAAGAATAATTACCGCAAGGATCTGCGCATGGCTGCCTTGCGTCGGGCCAGNNNNNNNNNNNNNNNNNNNNNNNNNNNNNNNNNNNNNNNNNNNNNNNNNNNNNNNNNNNNNNNNNNNNNNNNNNNNNNNNNNNNNNNNNNNNNNNNNNNNNNNNNNNNNNNNNNNNNNNNNNNNNNNNNNNNNNNNNNNNNNNNNNNNNNNNNNNNNNCGGGAAGGGAACTTCCTTTTCCGTTTCCGGCTGTGTTAGCGGCAGAGGGAATTCTCCGCAATGTCTGCCCATTTGCAGTGGATGATTGTGCGCAACTGCTCCAGTTTCCTTATTAAAAGGAACAAGCAAACTTACAGCACGGAACCCAACAACCTTAAAGCCCGTAACTCCTTCCGCTACAATGGGCTGATCCATCGCAAGACTGTAGGAGTGGAACCAGCTGCTGATGGAAAGGGTATTGTTGTGGTCCTCAAGAAACGTGCAGGCCAGCGAAAGCCAGCCACGTCCTATGAAAAGATCACCATTAACAAAAACGCACGGGCCACACTCAGCAGCCTCCGCCACATTATCCGCAAGAATAATTATCGGAAGGATCTGCGTATGGCTGCCTTGCGTCGCGCCAGTGCAATTCTGCGCAGCCAGAAGCCAGTGGTGGTGAAGAAGAAGAGGACCCG
Encoded here:
- the LOC117798600 gene encoding 60S ribosomal protein L28-like — translated: MSAHLQWMIVRNCSSFLIKRNKQTYSTEPNNLKARNSFRYNGLIHRKTVGVEPAADGKGIVVVLKKRAGQRKPATSYEKITINKNARATLSSLRHIIRKNNYRKDLRMAALRRASAILRSQKPVVVKKKRTRAAKTA
- the LOC117798598 gene encoding 60S ribosomal protein L28-like, yielding MSAHLQWMIVRNCSSFLIKRNKQTYSTEPNNLKARNSFRYNGLIHRKTVGVEPAADGKGIVVVLKKRAGQRKPATSYEKVTINKNARATLSSLRHIIRKNNYRKDLRMAALRNFLFRFRLC